One Misgurnus anguillicaudatus chromosome 22, ASM2758022v2, whole genome shotgun sequence DNA segment encodes these proteins:
- the wbp1 gene encoding WW domain-binding protein 1, translating to MQRRILSSLAVLLCAGTRLVQGKDYCFGVNNEQYRCEMGYCCGETECCTYYYELWWFWLVWTLIIMLSCCCAYRHRRVKMRLQQEQRQREISLMAYQGASSSFVSPPPLNLRFWTDCKLPDYEEVVGHPPTPPPPYSEGPPIVQPPSSQSEAAVVLEPSESAESERPECDESDQDEPNTRRRHVTGDSGIEVCVCQLDTDEGSGPEEEGRLCRGTAGGCCSEPQADGDKGVTPEPTIAAERLV from the exons ATGCAGCGACGGATTTTGAGCTCGCTCGCGGTGCTGCTGTGCGCGGGGACGCGCTTGGTTCAG GGTAAAGATTATTGTTTTGGTGTGAATAATGAGCAGTACAGATGTGAGATGGGTTACTGTTGTGGAGAAACTGAATGCTGCACTTATTATTACGAGCTCTGGT GGTTCTGGTTGGTGTGGACTCTCATCATCATGTTGAGCTGTTGTTGTGCGTACAGACATCGACGTGTGAAGATGCGTTTACAGCAGGagcagagacagagagagatcaGCCTCATGGCATATCAGGGCGCCTCCAGCTCTTTCGTTTCTCCACCTCCTCTTAATCTTC GGTTCTGGACCGATTGCAAGCTGCCCGACTACGAAGAGGTCGTCGGTCATCCCCCAACGCCCCCTCCACCTTATTCGGAGGGGCCCCCAATTGTCCAGCCCCCTAGCAGCCAATCGGAGGCCGCCGTGGTCCTAGAACCCTCCGAGTCGGCGGAGTCTGAGAGACCGGAGTGCGACGAGTCTGATCAGGACGAGCCGAACACCCGGCGCAGGCACGTGACGGGCGATTCTGGTATCGAGGTGTGCGTATGCCAGCTGGACACGGACGAGGGTTCGGGGCCGGAGGAGGAGGGCCGGCTGTGCCGGGGGACGGCCGGCGGGTGCTGCTCCGAACCTCAGGCCGACGGCGACAAGGGCGTGACGCCTGAACCCACCATCGCCGCCGAGCGACTCGTCTGA
- the lman2la gene encoding lectin, mannose-binding 2-like a isoform X1, which produces MAAMCIHRTRLKHSGFKIMIFWSSLILFAALSVSLCDDGHEMEEFLKREYSLSKPYQSIGVSGSSHWELMGDAVVTTDHVRLTLDQQSKQGAIWSRIPCHLKDWELQVHFKIHGQGKKNLNGDGLAVWYTKERMQNGPVFGNRDFFTGLGVFVDTYPNEEKLLEVQQKRYTPRTQRIFPYVLAMVGNGTISYDHDRDGRPTELGGCNAMVRNLKHDTFIFIRYVRRRLTIMLDIDGQHEWRDCLDMPGVRLPLGFYFGASAVTGDLSDNHDLISMKLYQLTVLRSKQEEEQEEEILIPSVDNIDLYRPYTDVESMSSVAIFFTVLFSMLGLFLLVVVGLVVYGHWNENRRKRFY; this is translated from the exons ATGGCCGCGATGTGCATTCATCGGACGCGTTTGAAACACTCGGGGTTTAAAATCATGATTTTTTGGTCATCGCTGATTTTATTTGCGGCGTTAAGCGTCAGTTTATGTGATGACGGTCATGAAATGGAGGAGTTTttaaagagagagtattcactGTCAAAGCCGTACCAGA GTATTGGTGTCTCGGGTTCGTCTCACTGGGAGCTGATGGGAGATGCGGTGGTCACCACTGATCACGTGCGTCTCACTTTAGACCAGCAGAGCAAACAAGGAGCCATATGGAGCCGGATT cCGTGTCATCTGAAGGACTGGGAACTGCAGGTTCATTTTAAGATTCACGGTCAAGGCAAAAAGAATCTGAATGGTGACGGTTTGGCCGTGTGGTACACAAAGGAGCGAATGCAGAACG GTCCTGTGTTTGGAAACAGAGACTTCTTCACAGGACTCGGTGTATTCGTGGACACTTACCCTAACGAAGAGAAACTTTTGGAG GTCCAACAGAAGAGATACACGCCCCGCACACAG AGGATATTTCCCTACGTGTTGGCCATGGTGGGCAACGGCACGATCAGCTACGATCACGATCGAGACGGTCGGCCCACAGAACTGGGCGGCTGTAATGCGATGGTGCGCAACCTGAAGCACGACACCTTCATCTTCATCAGATACGTTCGTCGCAGGCTTACG ATCATGCTTGATATTGACGGTCAGCATGAATGGAGAGATTGCCTGGACATGCCGGGCGTGCGACTGCCTTTGGGTTTCTACTTTGGAGCTTCAGCCGTCactggagatttgtcag ATAATCACGATCTGATCTCCATGAAGCTTTACCAGCTGACCGTCCTGCGCAGTAAACAGGAAGAGGAGCAGGAAGAAGAAATCTTAATACCCAGCGTGGACAACATCGACTTATACAGAC CATACACAGATGTGGAGAGCATGAGCAGCGTTGCCATCTTCTTCACCGTACTCTTCTCCATGTTGGGTTTGTttctgctggtggtggtgggaCTCGTCGTTTACGGACACTGGAATGAAAACAGACGAAAACGCTTCTACTGA
- the lman2la gene encoding lectin, mannose-binding 2-like a isoform X2 produces the protein MLTGPVFGNRDFFTGLGVFVDTYPNEEKLLEVQQKRYTPRTQRIFPYVLAMVGNGTISYDHDRDGRPTELGGCNAMVRNLKHDTFIFIRYVRRRLTIMLDIDGQHEWRDCLDMPGVRLPLGFYFGASAVTGDLSDNHDLISMKLYQLTVLRSKQEEEQEEEILIPSVDNIDLYRPYTDVESMSSVAIFFTVLFSMLGLFLLVVVGLVVYGHWNENRRKRFY, from the exons ATGCTCACAGGTCCTGTGTTTGGAAACAGAGACTTCTTCACAGGACTCGGTGTATTCGTGGACACTTACCCTAACGAAGAGAAACTTTTGGAG GTCCAACAGAAGAGATACACGCCCCGCACACAG AGGATATTTCCCTACGTGTTGGCCATGGTGGGCAACGGCACGATCAGCTACGATCACGATCGAGACGGTCGGCCCACAGAACTGGGCGGCTGTAATGCGATGGTGCGCAACCTGAAGCACGACACCTTCATCTTCATCAGATACGTTCGTCGCAGGCTTACG ATCATGCTTGATATTGACGGTCAGCATGAATGGAGAGATTGCCTGGACATGCCGGGCGTGCGACTGCCTTTGGGTTTCTACTTTGGAGCTTCAGCCGTCactggagatttgtcag ATAATCACGATCTGATCTCCATGAAGCTTTACCAGCTGACCGTCCTGCGCAGTAAACAGGAAGAGGAGCAGGAAGAAGAAATCTTAATACCCAGCGTGGACAACATCGACTTATACAGAC CATACACAGATGTGGAGAGCATGAGCAGCGTTGCCATCTTCTTCACCGTACTCTTCTCCATGTTGGGTTTGTttctgctggtggtggtgggaCTCGTCGTTTACGGACACTGGAATGAAAACAGACGAAAACGCTTCTACTGA